The Mycobacterium seoulense genome has a window encoding:
- the hsaA gene encoding 3-hydroxy-9,10-secoandrosta-1,3,5(10)-triene-9,17-dione monooxygenase oxygenase subunit, translating to MTSLRHVDAQSVLAAIDDLLPKLRQRAEETEDLRRLPDATVSELQEIGFFRMLQPGQWGGMQCDPTVFFEAVRRLASACGSTGWVASILGVHNWHAAQFDQRAQQDVWGEDANVRISSSYAPMGAGQVVDDGYLVNGSWNWSSGCDHATWTFVGGPVIKDGQPVDFGSFLIPRGDYRIDDVWHVVGLKGTGSNTLVVKDVFVPRHRFLSYQSMNEGTAPGLVANTDPVYKMPWGTMHPTTITAPIVGMAYGAYESHVEHQGKRVRAAFAGEKSKDDPFAKVRIAEAASDIDAAWRQLMGNVGDEYSCLVAGREVPFELRTRARRDQVRATARAVASIDRLFDASGATALANSAPIQRFWRDAHAGRVHAANDPERAYLIFGNHEFGLPPADTMV from the coding sequence GTGACGTCCCTTCGACACGTTGATGCCCAGTCCGTGTTGGCCGCCATCGACGATCTTCTGCCCAAGCTGCGGCAGCGGGCAGAGGAGACCGAGGACCTGCGGCGGCTGCCGGACGCCACCGTGAGCGAACTGCAAGAAATCGGCTTCTTCCGGATGCTGCAGCCGGGGCAGTGGGGCGGGATGCAGTGCGACCCGACGGTGTTCTTCGAGGCCGTCCGGCGCCTGGCCAGTGCGTGCGGGTCCACCGGGTGGGTGGCATCGATCCTCGGCGTGCACAACTGGCACGCGGCGCAGTTCGACCAGCGGGCCCAACAAGACGTGTGGGGCGAGGACGCCAACGTGCGTATCTCCTCGTCCTACGCCCCGATGGGCGCCGGTCAGGTTGTCGACGATGGTTATCTGGTCAACGGCTCGTGGAATTGGTCGTCGGGTTGCGACCACGCCACGTGGACCTTCGTCGGTGGCCCGGTGATCAAGGACGGTCAGCCGGTCGACTTCGGCAGCTTCTTGATCCCGAGAGGTGATTACCGCATCGACGACGTCTGGCATGTCGTCGGCCTGAAGGGCACCGGCAGCAACACCCTGGTCGTCAAGGACGTCTTCGTGCCCCGGCACCGATTCCTGTCCTACCAGTCGATGAACGAGGGCACCGCCCCCGGGCTGGTGGCCAACACCGATCCCGTCTACAAAATGCCTTGGGGCACTATGCATCCCACCACGATCACCGCCCCCATCGTCGGCATGGCCTACGGCGCCTACGAATCCCACGTCGAGCATCAAGGCAAGCGGGTGCGCGCGGCGTTCGCCGGCGAGAAGTCCAAAGACGACCCCTTCGCCAAGGTGCGTATCGCCGAGGCGGCCAGCGATATCGACGCCGCGTGGCGACAGCTGATGGGCAACGTCGGCGACGAGTACTCGTGTCTGGTGGCGGGCCGCGAGGTCCCGTTCGAGCTGCGGACCCGGGCCCGTCGCGACCAGGTGCGCGCCACCGCTCGCGCGGTTGCCTCGATCGACCGGTTGTTCGACGCTTCGGGCGCCACCGCGCTGGCCAATAGCGCTCCGATTCAACGATTCTGGCGCGACGCGCACGCCGGCCGTGTGCACGCCGCCAACGATCCCGAGCGGGCCTACTTGATTTTCGGCAACCACGAATTCGGGCTGCCACCCGCCGACACGATGGTCTAA
- a CDS encoding cytochrome P450 encodes MTCPHLPPGFDPTDPDIYAERLPVGELAELRRNAPIWWCDQPIGKGGFNDGGFWVVTKHKDVREVSLRNDVFSSWLNGAIPRFADDMKREDIDLQRFVLLNMDPPQHTRLRRIISRGFTPRAIGRLRDQLNERAQAIAKAAAAQASGDFVEQVACELPLQAIAGLLGVPQEDRGKLFRWSNEMTGAEDPEYADVDPKESSAEVLAYAMKMAEVKTENPGDDIVSTLLQADIDGEKLSDDEFGFFVMMLAVAGNETTRNSITQGMMAFAHFPDQWELYKKERPETAADEIVRWATPVTAFQRTAKQDTELSGVTIKKGQRVLMFYRSANFDEDVFADPFAFDILRNPNPHVGFGGTGEHYCIGANLAKLTINLMFNAIADHMPDLTPIAKPERIRSGWLNGIKHWQVDYTGKCPVAH; translated from the coding sequence ATGACCTGCCCTCACCTTCCGCCCGGCTTCGACCCCACCGACCCGGACATCTACGCCGAGCGCCTTCCCGTCGGGGAGCTCGCCGAACTTCGCCGCAACGCACCCATTTGGTGGTGTGACCAGCCGATCGGCAAGGGTGGCTTCAACGACGGCGGCTTCTGGGTGGTGACGAAACACAAGGACGTGAGGGAGGTTTCGCTGCGCAACGACGTCTTCTCCAGCTGGCTCAACGGCGCGATTCCGCGCTTCGCCGACGACATGAAGCGGGAAGACATCGACCTGCAGCGGTTCGTTCTGCTCAACATGGACCCGCCGCAGCACACGCGGCTGCGCAGGATCATCTCCCGCGGTTTCACGCCGCGCGCGATCGGGCGGCTCCGCGACCAGCTCAACGAGCGGGCGCAGGCCATCGCCAAGGCGGCCGCCGCCCAGGCTTCCGGCGATTTCGTGGAGCAGGTCGCGTGCGAACTGCCGCTGCAGGCCATCGCCGGGCTGCTCGGCGTGCCGCAGGAGGACCGCGGCAAGCTGTTCCGGTGGTCCAACGAGATGACCGGCGCCGAGGATCCTGAGTACGCGGATGTCGATCCCAAGGAGTCATCGGCGGAGGTGCTGGCCTACGCGATGAAGATGGCCGAGGTGAAGACCGAAAACCCCGGCGACGACATCGTTTCCACGCTGCTCCAGGCGGACATCGACGGCGAGAAGCTCTCCGACGACGAGTTCGGGTTTTTCGTGATGATGCTGGCGGTCGCCGGCAACGAGACCACCCGCAATTCGATCACCCAGGGCATGATGGCGTTCGCCCACTTTCCCGATCAGTGGGAGCTGTACAAGAAGGAGCGTCCGGAGACCGCGGCGGACGAGATCGTCCGGTGGGCCACCCCGGTTACCGCATTCCAGCGCACCGCCAAGCAGGACACCGAGCTGTCGGGCGTGACGATCAAGAAGGGCCAGCGGGTGTTGATGTTCTACCGCTCGGCCAACTTCGACGAGGACGTCTTCGCCGACCCGTTCGCATTCGACATCTTGCGTAACCCCAACCCGCACGTCGGATTTGGCGGCACCGGCGAGCACTACTGCATCGGAGCCAACCTGGCCAAGCTGACGATCAACCTCATGTTCAATGCCATCGCGGACCACATGCCCGACCTCACGCCCATCGCGAAACCGGAACGAATCCGGTCGGGGTGGCTCAACGGCATCAAGCACTGGCAGGTCGACTACACCGGCAAGTGTCCGGTCGCGCACTGA
- a CDS encoding Rieske 2Fe-2S domain-containing protein, whose product MSIDTAGVGVREIDVGTLPTRFARGWHCLGVAQDFLDGKPHPVNIFGTKLVVFADTDHNLRVLDAYCRHMGGDLSQGVVKGDTVACPFHDWRWGGDGRCKEVPYAKRTPRMARTRSWPTEVHNGLLFVWHDHEGNPPSPELQIPDIPEAASDAWTDWRWRSQLIEGSNCREIVDNIVDMAHFFYIHYGFPTYFKNVFEGHIASQYLRTVGRPDVLLGGSHYTGEQTLDSEASYFGPSFMINWLHNSYGGYKVESILVNCHYPVTQNSFMLQWGIIVRKPEGMDEAATEKLSEAFTEGVSMGFLQDVEIWKHKTRIENPLLVEEDGPVYQLRRWYQQFYADAADVTPQMTDRFEYEVDTTAANKHWHAEVDENLRPKVEQPQ is encoded by the coding sequence GTGAGTATCGATACCGCTGGGGTCGGCGTCCGGGAGATCGACGTTGGAACGTTGCCGACCCGGTTCGCTCGCGGCTGGCACTGCCTGGGCGTGGCCCAGGACTTCCTCGACGGCAAGCCCCACCCGGTCAACATCTTCGGCACCAAGCTCGTCGTCTTCGCCGACACCGACCACAATCTGCGAGTGCTCGACGCGTACTGCCGGCACATGGGCGGAGACTTGTCGCAGGGCGTGGTCAAGGGCGACACCGTCGCGTGCCCGTTCCACGACTGGCGTTGGGGCGGCGACGGCAGGTGCAAAGAGGTGCCGTATGCCAAGCGCACACCCCGAATGGCGCGCACCCGGTCGTGGCCTACCGAGGTGCACAACGGTCTGCTATTCGTCTGGCACGACCACGAGGGCAACCCGCCATCACCGGAATTGCAGATCCCCGACATTCCCGAGGCCGCCAGCGACGCGTGGACGGACTGGCGGTGGCGCAGTCAGCTCATCGAGGGTTCGAACTGCCGCGAGATCGTCGACAACATCGTCGACATGGCGCACTTCTTCTACATCCACTACGGCTTCCCGACGTACTTCAAGAACGTCTTCGAGGGGCATATCGCCTCGCAATACCTGCGCACCGTCGGCCGGCCCGATGTGCTGCTCGGCGGTTCGCACTACACCGGCGAACAAACACTGGACTCCGAGGCCTCCTACTTCGGCCCGTCGTTCATGATCAACTGGCTGCACAACAGCTACGGCGGCTACAAAGTGGAATCGATCCTCGTCAACTGCCACTACCCCGTCACGCAGAACTCCTTCATGCTGCAGTGGGGCATCATCGTGCGGAAGCCCGAGGGCATGGACGAGGCCGCCACCGAGAAACTGTCCGAAGCGTTCACCGAGGGCGTCAGCATGGGCTTCTTGCAGGACGTCGAAATCTGGAAGCACAAGACCCGGATCGAAAACCCGTTGCTGGTGGAAGAGGACGGCCCGGTCTATCAGCTGCGCCGCTGGTATCAGCAGTTCTATGCGGACGCCGCCGACGTCACACCGCAGATGACCGACCGCTTCGAGTACGAGGTCGACACCACGGCCGCGAACAAGCACTGGCACGCCGAGGTGGACGAGAATCTGCGGCCCAAGGTTGAGCAGCCCCAATAG